A genomic window from Camelina sativa cultivar DH55 chromosome 2, Cs, whole genome shotgun sequence includes:
- the LOC104713473 gene encoding polygalacturonase At1g48100-like, whose protein sequence is MLKLYRDPILSITTLILITLSLFSNETEARLHHYKDNDNPNPKSEPPSQPPSLSPTPSDASQSPSQSQDSDHEVVYNVRHYGAVGNGVSDDTESFKKAWDSACSNDNNNTVSVLLVPYGFTFMIHSTIFTGPCRSYQHFQVDGTIVPRDGPKSWPSGLNKRQWLVFYRVNGMALKGVGVIDGRGQTWWDLPCKPHRNVNKTAHAGPCESPAALRFFMSSNLIVESLSIKNSPQVHLKFDECHVVHINLLRIISPSSSPNTDGIHIENSNSVEIYNSVISNGDDCVSIGTGSYNIDVRNLTCGPGGHGISIGSLGDRNSRACVSNVTVRDSVIKFSDNGVRIKTWQGGSGSVSGVTFDNINMDTVRNPIIIDQYYCTAKSCANKTSAVYVNDIVYQSIKGTYDIRSPPIHFGCSNNVPCTNLTLSDIELLPSKGETDVDPFCWNAYGITDEFSVPSVSCLKSNPSTALLGGLSGSCGSP, encoded by the exons atGTTAAAATTGTATCGTGATCCGATTCTATCTATCACTACATTGATTCTCATCACATTGTCTCTCTTCTCCAATGAAACTGAAGCAAGACTACATCATTACAAAGATAATGACAATCCCAATCCAAAATCAGAGCCACCGTCTCAGCCTCCTTCTCTCTCACCAACCCCTAGTGACGCGTCACAATCTCCATCTCAGTCCCAAGATTCCGACCACGAAGTAGTCTACAACGTCAGGCACTATGGTGCGGTAGGCAACGGTGTCTCTGACGACACTGAATCGTTCAAGAAAGCTTGGGATTCAGCTTGTagcaacgacaacaacaacactgtGTCGGTCTTGCTTGTGCCTTACGGTTTTACTTTTATGATCCATTCCACTATTTTCACTGGTCCTTGTCGTTCTTACCAACACTTCCAa GTTGATGGGACCATCGTGCCACGGGATGGACCAAAGTCGTGGCCGAGCGGTTTAAACAAAAGACAATGGCTCGTCTTTTATAGAGTTAACGGAATGGCTCTAAAAGGTGTGGGAGTTATCGACGGCCGTGGACAAACTTGGTGGGATCTTCCCTGCAAACCTCATCGG AATGTCAACAAAACTGCACATGCTGGTCCATGCGAAAGCCCCGCG GCTTTGAGGTTCTTTATGAGCTCGAATCTAATTGTGGAAAGTCTGAGTATAAAAAACAGCCCACAGGTTCACCTCAAATTCGACGAATGTCATGTAGTTCATATCAACCTCCTTCGAATAATATCTCCGTCTTCTAGTCCCAACACTGACGGCATCCACATTGAGAACTCCAACTCCGTTGAGATTTACAACTCTGTTATCTCCAACG GAGATGATTGTGTCTCGATAGGAACCGGATCATACAATATCGATGTGCGAAATCTCACTTGTGGACCAGGCGGGCATGGAATTAG CATTGGAAGTTTGGGCGACAGAAACTCACGGGCATGCGTCTCCAACGTTACGGTTAGAGACTCTGTCATAAAATTTTCGGACAACGGAGTACGGATCAAGACATGGCAAGGTGGATCCGGGTCTGTCTCGGGTGTAACGTTTGACAATATCAATATGGATACTGTCCGCAATCCGATAATCATAGATCAATACTATTGCACAGCTAAAAGTTGTGCTAACAAAACATCTGCGGTTTATGTGAATGATATAGTATATCAAAGTATAAAAGGCACATACGATATTCGTAGTCCCCCTATTCATTTTGGATGTAGCAACAATGTCCCGTGCACAAACTTAACACTTTCTGATATTGAATTGTTACCTTCAAAAGGAGAGACTGATGTGGATCCGTTCTGTTGGAATGCGTATGGGATCACGGATGAGTTCTCTGTACCTTCAGTCTCGTGTCTCAAATCGAATCCATCGACGGCGTTGTTAGGTGGTCTTTCAGGGAGTTGTGGATCACCATGA
- the LOC104713488 gene encoding protein NIM1-INTERACTING 1-like gives MAIMNKEEKKTENKMINEIDDSHEDEELENKKMDMFFSLIKNYREAKKRRRQELTQDSGDVASIPTKRSDSGIVPVFRPEDFSHCVDLNLKPSSNSISPTNKNQEQDEEEEEEAEDKEEEAEKEIREDNGLDLNDGLLDNGLDLNLAL, from the coding sequence ATGGCGATAatgaacaaagaagagaaaaagacagAGAACAAGATGATCAACGAGATCGATGACTCACACGAAGACGAAGAGTTGGAGAACAAGAAGATGGATATGTTCTTTAGTCTGATCAAAAACTATCGAGAGGCCAAGAAACGAAGACGACAAGAGTTAACTCAAGATTCCGGCGACGTTGCTTCGATTCCGACCAAAAGATCCGACTCCGGCATTGTTCCCGTATTCCGTCCTGAAGATTTCTCTCACTGTGTTGATTTAAACTTAAAGCCATCATCGAATTCGATTAGCCCTACCAACAAGAATCAAGAACaggacgaggaagaagaagaagaagcagaagacaaagaagaagaagcagagaaggaGATAAGAGAAGATAATGGTTTGGATCTTAATGATGGTTTATTAGATAATGGTTTAGATCTTAATCTTGcattgtaa
- the LOC104713481 gene encoding uncharacterized protein LOC104713481 → MAEEDYIHRISTDQEWEEFKKNGSSLGGELDKSTGCFHLSKLDQVQSTLKNFFLNVKEDLYLLQIDPKKLGDGLIYEAVDEVNSFPHFYGPDKTFVPLPLDSVVKAEKLTFSNGNFTCSFLT, encoded by the exons atgGCTGAGGAAGATTACATACACAGAATCAGTACGGATCAAGAATGGGAAGAGTTTAAGAAGAATGGATCATCTCTTGGTGGAGAACTCGATAAGTCTACTGGTTGTTTTCATCTCAGCAAGCTCGatcag GTACAATCGACATTGAAGAACTTTTTCTTGAATGTTAAAGAAGATCTTTACCTTCTCCAAATCGATCCTAAGAAG CTTGGAGATGGATTGATCTATGAAGCTGTGGATGAAGTGAACAGCTTCCCTCACTTCTATGGTCCAGACAAAACCTTTGTTCCTCTACCTCTAGATTCTGTCGTCAAAGCTGAGAAGTTAACATTCAGCAATGGCAATTTCACCTGCAGCTTCTTGACTTGA
- the LOC104713498 gene encoding nitrogen regulatory protein P-II homolog, with protein sequence MAATMAKPISITSLGFCSDRKNIAFSDCISICSGFRHSRLDLVTRSPTNTTRVLPVVRAVGSSDYVPDSKFYKVEAIVRPWRIQQVSSALLKIGIRGVTVSDVRGFGAQGGSTERHGGSEFSEDNFVAKVKMEIVVKKDQVESVINTIIDGARTGEIGDGKIFVLPVSDVIRVRTGERGEKAEKMTGDMLSPS encoded by the exons ATGGCGGCGACAATGGCGAAACCCATCTCGATAACTTCACTCGGTTTCTGTTCTGATCGAAAGAACATTGCTTTCTCTGATTGCATTTCGATTTGTTCTGGATTCAGACATTCTCGCCTCGATTTGGTCACGAGATCACCGACCAACACTACTCGTGTTTTACCTGTCGTTAGAGCTGTGGGATCTTCTG atTATGTTCCAGACTCAAAATTTTACAAGGTTGAAGCTATTGTCAG GCCATGGAGAATTCAGCAAGTTTCATCT GCTTTATTGAAAATCGGGATTCGAGGTGTTACTGTCTCTGATGTTCGAGGGTTTGGTGCACAAGGTGGTTCCACCGAGAGACATGGTG GCTCTGAGTTCTCGGAAGACAACTTTGTTGCTAAAGTTAAAATGGAAATCGTTGTTAAGAAAGACCAA GTGGAATCTGTAATCAACACAATAATTGATGGAGCCAGGACAGGAGAGATTGGTGATGGCAAAATTTTCG TTCTGCCTGTGTCAGATGTCATAAGAGTTCGGACAG GTGAGCGTGGGGAGAAAGCAGAGAAGATGACTGGTGATATGCTTTCACCGTCCTAG
- the LOC104747016 gene encoding uncharacterized protein LOC104747016 — protein sequence MDSEGVLISVIHEHLYYSRKSLFVHLHCFKYPPPEVIDISKTHHHKLTLLKKRVKDFECAAKCGKITGYEFPYICHECDLAFHVDCVWHTSEVKHPLEVNHSYHPWHPLKLHTGPLPDYSDGKCRLCSREIDVDLFYHCSSCNFTLDMCCVLNPPQLSLLNLKAHDHQLTLLPRLRSFTCNACGLTGDRSPYICVQCDFMIHQDCLDLPRVININRHDHRISRTPVLGVVNSVCGVCRQEVDWTCGGFSCHRCPDYVVHSKCATRYDVWNGKELEGVPEETEDIEPFVVIDNTIQHFSHKEHYLRLHVNGVICDDNKRCRACTHPICLESFYSCMDCDFIFHQNCAGFPRMKRHVLHNERLTLITNKSDYFRCHACDRWSNGFRYYNWLKTLDVRCASISEPFFHPSHFGSALYYTSANEELCCNGCKEKSYHVLRCIELNCGFAICFNCATMPQVVKHRTEDHPLSLCYGEKASGKYWCDICEEETNPETWFYTCKDQQASLHTNCVLGDFSGLMPKTTIEYEQKYFEVVLNNGITRPICRWCNLHCIFPIIVKKHATYDKYYCSMFCMTHPIYLKHDF from the coding sequence ATGGATTCTGAGGGAGTGTTAATATCGGTCATCCACGAGCATCTATACTATTCTCGTAAGAGCTTATTCGTTCATTTACACTGTTTTAAGTACCCACCACCAGAGGTTATTGACATTTCCAAGACGCATCACCACAAGCTCACCCTTCTCAAGAAGCGGGTCAAGGACTTCGAATGTGCTGCTAAATGTGGGAAGATTACTGGTTATGAGTTTCCATACATATGTCATGAATGTGATTTAGCCTTCCATGTAGATTGCGTGTGGCATACGTCAGAAGTAAAACACCCTTTAGAGGTAAACCACTCTTACCACCCTTGGCACCCTCTTAAGCTCCACACAGGTCCATTACCAGACTATTCTGACGGAAAATGTCGTCTTTGCTCAAGAGAGATTGATGTTGACTTGTTTTATCATTGTTCTTCGTGTAATTTCACCTTGGATATGTGTTGTGTTTTAAATCCACCACAACTATCTCTTCTGAATTTGAAAGCTCATGACCACCAACTCACCCTTCTCCCAAGACTCCGTTCTTTTACATGTAACGCTTGCGGTTTGACTGGCGATCGAAGCCCTTACATCTGTGTTCAATGTGACTTCATGATCCATCAGGACTGTCTTGACCTTCCACGCGTCATAAACATTAATCGGCATGATCACCGCATTTCTAGAACCCCTGTTCTTGGTGTTGTGAATTCTGTATGTGGAGTTTGTCGCCAAGAGGTGGATTGGACTTGTGGAGGTTTTTCTTGTCATAGGTGTCCCGACTATGTCGTTCATTCGAAATGTGCTACTAGGTATGATGTGTGGAATGGGAAAGAACTTGAAGGAGTTcctgaagaaacagaagatATAGAGCCATTTGTGGTAATAGACAACACAATACAACATTTCAGCCACAAAGAGCATTACCTAAGACTCCACGTTAATGGTGTTATATGTGACGACAACAAGCGGTGCAGGGCATGCACCCATCCCATCTGTCTCGAATCCTTCTACAGTTGTATGGATTGTGACTTTATTTTCCACCAAAACTGCGCTGGATTTCCTCGAATGAAACGACATGTGCTACACAATGAGCGTCTTACTCTAATTACAAACAAGTCTGATTATTTTCGGTGTCATGCTTGCGATAGATGGTCCAATGGTTTCAGATACTATAATTGGCTCAAGACACTCGATGTTCGGTGCGCTTCAATTTCTGAGCCATTTTTCCATCCAAGTCATTTTGGTTCTGCCTTATATTACACTTCAGCAAATGAAGAACTTTGTTGCAATGGCTGCAAAGAGAAGAGTTATCATGTGCTCAGGTGCATTGAATTGAATTGTGGATTTGCTATATGCTTCAATTGCGCCACTATGCCACAAGTGGTAAAGCATAGAACTGAGGATCATCCTCTCTCACTATGCTATGGTGAAAAGGCTAGTGGCAAATACTGGTGTGACatttgtgaagaagaaaccaaTCCAGAGACTTGGTTCTACACATGTAAAGACCAACAAGCTAGTTTACATACAAATTGTGTGCTTGGAGACTTTTCAGGGCTCATGCCAAAAACCACGATTGAATATGAGCAAAAATATTTTGAGGTGGTGCTCAATAATGGTATAACTCGTCCAATTTGCAGGTGGTGTAACTTGCATTGCATTTTTCCTATCATCGTGAAGAAACATGCAACCTATGATAAATACTATTGCTCTATGTTTTGCATGACTCATCCTATCTATCTAAAGCACGATTTCTAG